One Methanocaldococcus infernus ME DNA segment encodes these proteins:
- a CDS encoding ATP-binding protein codes for MDEEEFRGLFEDKLKLFIKEELKNLPRNNIFEFDIKKFIEKFPEACEINDIIIKKPKFAEDIIYSIFKETYIEIYGEDEKIEKIQIAFKNPMGCYKVIEDISAEDVNRLVKFEGNIIKAGKVCALLKKACFVCPKCGNIKYINIHNYFELPEPICNREKDGEICREKMILDYDESTYINIQELEIQQPIDLMKNPDDPPRSIKVFLENSKGIYSGRVEVIGTVLRKKTRKNLPVFEIFVRSNYINLSESYQRIEVRDIINNPEIIEILDELGRKKNIIDILSNYLIYQIKGYEIVKKAIFLQQIKGAFKFLPDGTPLRRDSHILLITDPGIGKTTMLKRISRLFPQNAYASVTTATGGGLTAIVTRESTEISDGWVVKPGVFVKANEGTACIDELTVDKDVMKYILEAMESQTIHISKGGLNVKLPARCAVLAACNPKRGRFDRNLTVIEQIDIPAPLLSRFDLIFPLKDIPNRETDKEIAEYILKAHYESAKKDYQILAPIEVDGIVVDEKILKYYIIYARNCAYIEENRALYLDNEFSEVKLKMPYLTNEAMKLIENYYLEMRKLGEGDNPIPITARQLEAIIRISEMHAKARLSEKVEKKDAEEAIKIIDYCLKEIAYDPESGTLDLDKITGTPKSRRDKMDLLLDIIKEIIDERGDNLAPEAEIYERAKAKGMDEKDIERTLEYLRKSGDIFTPRYGFYSILE; via the coding sequence ATGGATGAGGAAGAATTTAGAGGGCTTTTTGAGGATAAGTTAAAGCTTTTTATTAAGGAAGAGCTGAAAAATTTGCCAAGGAATAATATTTTTGAGTTTGACATAAAAAAATTTATAGAGAAATTTCCAGAGGCTTGTGAAATTAATGATATCATCATTAAAAAGCCAAAGTTTGCTGAAGACATAATATATAGTATCTTTAAAGAGACTTATATAGAGATCTATGGGGAAGATGAGAAGATTGAAAAGATACAGATAGCCTTTAAAAATCCAATGGGTTGTTATAAGGTTATTGAAGATATCTCTGCTGAGGATGTTAATAGGTTAGTTAAATTTGAAGGAAACATTATAAAGGCTGGAAAGGTTTGTGCCCTACTTAAAAAAGCCTGTTTTGTCTGTCCTAAGTGTGGAAATATAAAATATATAAATATCCATAACTACTTTGAGCTTCCTGAACCTATCTGTAATAGAGAGAAGGATGGAGAAATCTGTAGAGAAAAGATGATTTTAGATTATGATGAATCAACCTATATAAATATACAGGAGTTAGAGATACAACAACCAATAGACTTAATGAAAAATCCTGATGACCCTCCAAGAAGCATTAAAGTTTTCCTTGAGAATAGTAAAGGAATTTACTCAGGAAGGGTTGAAGTTATAGGAACTGTCCTAAGAAAAAAGACAAGGAAGAACTTGCCAGTCTTTGAAATATTTGTTAGAAGTAACTATATAAATCTCTCTGAAAGCTATCAGAGGATTGAAGTTAGAGATATAATAAATAATCCAGAAATTATAGAGATCTTAGATGAGCTTGGAAGGAAGAAAAATATTATTGATATCTTGTCAAACTATTTAATTTACCAAATAAAGGGCTATGAGATTGTTAAGAAAGCCATCTTCTTACAGCAGATTAAAGGGGCTTTCAAATTCTTACCAGATGGAACCCCACTAAGGAGAGATAGCCATATCTTGCTAATAACTGACCCTGGGATTGGAAAGACAACAATGCTTAAGAGGATATCAAGGCTTTTTCCACAAAATGCTTATGCCTCTGTCACCACAGCTACAGGAGGAGGTTTAACTGCTATTGTTACAAGGGAGAGCACAGAGATAAGTGATGGCTGGGTTGTCAAGCCTGGAGTTTTTGTTAAGGCAAATGAAGGAACTGCTTGTATAGATGAGCTAACTGTTGATAAGGATGTTATGAAATACATCTTAGAGGCTATGGAGAGTCAAACTATTCACATAAGTAAGGGAGGTTTAAATGTTAAACTACCTGCAAGGTGTGCAGTCTTAGCAGCCTGTAATCCAAAAAGAGGAAGATTTGATAGAAATTTAACTGTTATTGAGCAGATAGATATCCCAGCTCCTTTATTAAGTAGATTTGATCTGATCTTTCCATTAAAAGATATTCCAAATAGAGAGACAGATAAGGAGATAGCTGAATATATTTTAAAAGCTCACTATGAGAGTGCTAAAAAAGATTATCAGATCTTAGCCCCTATAGAGGTTGATGGTATAGTTGTAGATGAGAAGATTTTAAAATACTATATTATTTATGCAAGAAACTGTGCTTACATAGAGGAGAATAGAGCTTTATACTTAGACAATGAGTTTAGTGAAGTTAAGTTAAAGATGCCATACTTAACAAATGAGGCTATGAAGCTTATAGAAAATTATTACTTAGAGATGAGAAAGTTAGGAGAGGGAGATAATCCAATTCCTATAACAGCAAGACAGTTAGAAGCCATTATAAGAATCTCTGAGATGCATGCTAAAGCAAGACTGTCAGAGAAAGTTGAAAAGAAGGATGCTGAAGAAGCTATAAAGATTATAGATTACTGCCTAAAAGAGATTGCCTATGATCCAGAGTCTGGAACTTTAGATTTAGATAAGATAACTGGAACTCCAAAGTCAAGAAGAGATAAGATGGACTTACTCTTAGATATTATTAAGGAGATAATAGATGAGAGAGGAGACAACTTAGCTCCTGAAGCTGAGATATATGAGAGGGCTAAGGCTAAGGGAATGGATGAGAAAGATATTGAGAGAACCTTAGAATATTTAAGAAAAAGTGGAGACATATTTACCCCAAGATATGGATTTTATTCAATCTTAGAGTGA
- a CDS encoding sugar phosphate isomerase/epimerase family protein — translation MRFGISSLVFLPESLDSALNKITNKFSVWEVVCEGNHYLDVKNIKLLRDAKEKYKVDIVVHAPFADLNPASMNYRVRELTINCIRDAIEGAYELDAELVVIHPGYIPELWKDLKEEVLDNNFSTILKLVEIAEDYGVKLGLENMPNFPGVLCQKAEELKNILNEIDSKYLGVTLDIGHANTVGNIEEFIDELRNKIIHIHIHDNNGERDEHLAIGEGKINFYRVLKKLVKIGYDKILTIENKNLRDALKSKEILLEILEDL, via the coding sequence ATGAGGTTTGGGATCTCTTCCTTAGTCTTTCTACCAGAGAGCTTAGACTCAGCTTTAAATAAGATAACCAATAAGTTCAGTGTCTGGGAAGTTGTTTGTGAGGGAAACCACTACTTAGATGTTAAGAATATAAAGCTCTTGAGAGATGCTAAAGAAAAGTATAAGGTTGATATAGTTGTTCATGCTCCATTTGCTGATCTAAATCCTGCCTCTATGAACTATAGGGTTAGAGAACTAACTATTAACTGTATTAGGGATGCTATTGAAGGAGCTTATGAGTTAGATGCTGAGTTAGTTGTTATACACCCTGGTTATATCCCAGAGCTTTGGAAAGACTTAAAAGAGGAGGTTTTAGATAACAACTTTTCAACAATTTTGAAGTTGGTGGAGATTGCTGAGGACTATGGTGTAAAATTAGGCTTGGAAAATATGCCAAACTTTCCAGGAGTTTTATGCCAAAAGGCTGAAGAACTTAAAAATATCTTAAATGAGATAGACTCAAAATATTTAGGGGTTACTTTAGATATTGGACATGCTAACACTGTTGGAAATATTGAAGAGTTCATAGATGAGCTAAGGAATAAAATTATTCATATTCACATTCATGACAACAATGGAGAGAGGGATGAGCATCTTGCTATTGGAGAGGGGAAGATTAATTTTTATAGAGTGCTTAAAAAGTTGGTGAAGATAGGTTATGATAAAATCCTAACCATAGAAAATAAAAATTTAAGAGATGCTCTTAAAAGTAAAGAGATTTTATTAGAAATTTTGGAGGATTTATAA
- a CDS encoding S-layer protein, with the protein MRKMVLILVMLTLALIVMSGAYAKGNGWKSSPYIRCPDVSQDIKSYTLKVFIQTADIYAGTASDLDLAKELKINPVLITNTNNNIEITKDTILIGGPVANPLTKKLMDKFPVKVTNEYPGKNKGVIEMIKLNVKISDHLYKEVKVLLLAGSDRWGTKAAVEYFKTLDYIPEEPIFVEWKDGKAVKIEKP; encoded by the coding sequence ATGAGAAAAATGGTATTAATATTAGTAATGTTAACTTTAGCATTAATAGTAATGAGTGGAGCTTATGCTAAAGGTAATGGATGGAAAAGCTCTCCATATATAAGGTGTCCTGATGTATCTCAAGATATTAAATCTTATACTTTAAAAGTATTTATACAAACAGCTGATATTTATGCAGGAACTGCTTCAGATTTAGATCTTGCTAAAGAGCTGAAAATTAATCCAGTATTAATAACAAATACAAATAATAATATAGAAATAACAAAAGACACTATCCTAATCGGAGGGCCAGTGGCAAACCCATTAACTAAGAAGTTAATGGATAAGTTCCCGGTTAAAGTAACTAATGAATATCCAGGAAAGAATAAGGGAGTTATTGAAATGATTAAGTTGAATGTTAAGATCTCCGATCATCTCTACAAAGAAGTTAAAGTTCTACTCTTAGCTGGTTCAGACAGATGGGGAACTAAAGCTGCCGTAGAGTACTTTAAAACCTTGGATTATATTCCAGAGGAACCAATCTTCGTAGAATGGAAAGACGGAAAGGCTGTTAAAATAGAGAAGCCTTAA
- a CDS encoding OB-fold nucleic acid binding domain-containing protein, with the protein MKIHPKNLTLPLLLIFILSSFTYLYFFPPEPTYKKIAEVKEDDYVILRGDISKIYAKKNKYNEIEKIYKIRIIDDSGDIDIVAFGKVREELTKYIKEKNILEGDYVEVKGKVSVYKGRYQIILRDIKDFKLLLKKNFEDKITLAKNKTNIYASKYSKIYHTNKDCPYGKKIKEDNKIYFYSEEDALNLGYRKCKWCSEKDKE; encoded by the coding sequence ATGAAAATACATCCTAAAAACTTAACTCTACCTCTTTTACTTATTTTTATTCTCTCCTCTTTTACATATCTCTACTTTTTTCCACCAGAGCCAACTTATAAGAAAATAGCTGAAGTTAAAGAAGATGATTATGTTATTTTAAGAGGAGATATTTCTAAAATTTATGCTAAGAAAAATAAATATAATGAGATTGAAAAAATTTATAAAATTAGAATTATTGATGATTCTGGAGATATAGATATTGTAGCCTTTGGTAAAGTGAGAGAAGAACTAACCAAGTATATAAAGGAGAAGAATATCTTAGAAGGAGATTATGTTGAAGTTAAAGGGAAGGTTTCAGTGTATAAAGGAAGATATCAGATTATACTAAGGGATATTAAAGATTTTAAACTTCTTTTGAAGAAGAATTTTGAAGATAAAATAACCTTAGCTAAAAACAAAACTAATATATATGCATCAAAATACTCAAAAATTTACCATACAAATAAAGATTGCCCATATGGTAAGAAAATTAAAGAAGATAATAAAATTTATTTCTACTCTGAGGAAGATGCCTTAAACTTAGGGTATAGGAAATGTAAGTGGTGCTCAGAAAAAGATAAAGAATAA
- a CDS encoding UPF0280 family protein, producing the protein MFRRRVIIKETNLLVKLKDQRYFKFVEENVIRLRAELEHYILKNPYFLTSLTPIYVEEAPEIIKLMSLSSIKANVGPMASVAGAIAELSIRDVPTEAIADNGGDIALKTKKAIVGLYSGSSPISGEIGFLIKNKKFYGVCTSSATVGHSISFGNADSVTVFAKSPALADASATAICNVTIGKDKEEMIQRGLERADNIEGIDGVFIVVGELVGVKGKIPKVIKTDKKATLGELFDIY; encoded by the coding sequence ATGTTCAGGAGAAGAGTTATTATTAAAGAAACTAATTTATTGGTTAAGTTAAAGGATCAGAGATACTTTAAATTTGTAGAGGAGAATGTAATTAGATTAAGAGCTGAGCTTGAACACTATATTTTAAAAAATCCTTATTTTTTAACTTCTTTAACTCCTATCTATGTTGAAGAGGCTCCAGAGATTATTAAGCTTATGTCCCTCTCCTCCATAAAAGCCAATGTTGGACCTATGGCAAGTGTTGCTGGAGCCATTGCTGAGCTCTCTATTAGAGATGTGCCTACTGAAGCTATAGCAGATAATGGTGGAGACATTGCCTTAAAAACTAAAAAAGCTATTGTTGGCCTATATTCTGGCTCATCTCCAATATCTGGAGAGATTGGATTTTTAATAAAAAATAAAAAGTTTTATGGGGTTTGTACATCATCAGCAACTGTTGGACATTCTATAAGCTTTGGTAATGCTGACTCTGTAACAGTCTTTGCCAAAAGCCCAGCTTTAGCTGATGCCTCAGCTACAGCTATCTGTAATGTAACTATTGGAAAAGATAAAGAGGAGATGATACAGAGAGGCTTAGAGAGAGCTGATAACATAGAAGGAATAGATGGAGTTTTTATAGTTGTTGGAGAGCTTGTAGGAGTTAAGGGAAAGATTCCAAAGGTAATTAAAACAGATAAAAAAGCTACTTTGGGAGAATTATTTGATATTTATTAA
- the hemB gene encoding porphobilinogen synthase, whose product MLVRMRRLRKNEKIRELVRETKIDVSDLIMPIFVDENIKDKRPINSLPGQYRFSVEKAIEEAKEIANLNIPAVILFGIPKEKDEIGSSAFKKDGVIQRTIRGIKEELGDNLLVIADCCLCEYTTHGHCGIVKDGKILNDETLKILEKIALSYAEAGADIIAPSDMMDGRVRVIREALEREGYHDVLIMSYSAKYCSSFYGPFREAADNKPAFGDRRSYQMDIHNAKEALREIELDINEGSDLILVKPALPYLDIIKMAKERFLVPIGAYCVSGEYAMVEAAARNGWIDRKRAIYEILVSIKRAGADFIITYWAKEFAQMMR is encoded by the coding sequence ATGTTAGTTAGAATGAGAAGGCTAAGGAAAAATGAGAAGATAAGAGAGTTGGTTAGAGAAACTAAGATTGATGTTAGTGACTTAATTATGCCTATCTTTGTAGATGAGAATATAAAGGATAAGAGGCCGATCAACTCACTCCCTGGACAGTATAGGTTTAGTGTAGAGAAAGCTATAGAGGAGGCTAAAGAGATAGCTAATTTAAATATTCCAGCAGTTATTTTATTTGGCATCCCTAAGGAGAAGGATGAAATTGGAAGCTCAGCCTTTAAGAAAGATGGAGTAATTCAAAGAACTATTAGAGGAATTAAGGAGGAGCTTGGAGATAACCTCTTAGTGATAGCTGACTGTTGTTTATGTGAGTATACAACACATGGACATTGTGGAATTGTAAAGGATGGAAAGATTTTGAATGATGAAACATTGAAGATATTGGAAAAGATAGCCTTATCCTATGCTGAGGCTGGAGCTGATATTATAGCTCCTTCTGATATGATGGATGGAAGGGTTAGAGTGATAAGAGAAGCTTTAGAAAGAGAGGGCTATCATGATGTTCTAATTATGAGTTATTCAGCCAAGTATTGCTCTTCCTTTTATGGTCCATTTAGAGAAGCTGCTGACAACAAGCCAGCCTTTGGAGATAGGAGAAGTTATCAGATGGATATACACAATGCTAAAGAGGCTTTAAGGGAGATAGAGCTTGACATTAATGAAGGCTCAGATTTAATTTTGGTGAAGCCAGCACTTCCTTACTTAGATATAATAAAGATGGCTAAGGAAAGATTTTTAGTTCCTATTGGTGCCTACTGTGTTAGTGGAGAGTATGCAATGGTTGAAGCTGCTGCAAGAAATGGGTGGATAGATAGGAAGAGAGCAATATATGAAATTTTGGTTAGCATTAAGAGGGCTGGAGCAGACTTTATTATTACTTACTGGGCTAAAGAGTTTGCTCAAATGATGAGGTGA
- a CDS encoding S-layer protein, protein MAMSLKKIGAIAVGGAMVATALASGVSAEVTVIGEVSKDIFVKDGQPNCYVVVGANAPSTMDVVSAADVAAAIGSLCYKESTVDTGKACLDVHVCSKSDDELIYDHGTLLTEPTIFITASDSDYADDLVSNLGVLDVNDMKDLQNIPMYNAQVSSEYALVSKILEDLGNPTLSITFNINERTITNAKLNINQDNINGNELLNDIKLALGEDEYNKFIDAILSKDPTKSDIVVNIVDNGDGTYTVTIDLQKVIEKLKTVMDTRISLGSMGTMLKIDDIDPSDWYDIDDDAGEVLAVIVKPDPNDPESYVIDKKDALYMSLAYLDGESNPLLTRCIDKGMVIPFLGSSWTVGKVDADDDYILLGKCVYSDVMQEGTVYDLGNGYQVKVSNILQDIPQNVAKVKVEILKNGQVVKSEFKEAPFTLYYKEGDIAVVVHKAWQNIPQQTGFAELKILTNCKELDLGKEYVPDWKIYAVVMDNNKLVLSKDIKTGDCVVGIALRYEGDKLDGLENGDELSFPEDYAVFKFDDEDKKDRLYVYYSMDTTKSICLKPGQEQPILNADIKLNEIEANAIKPCPVSTPIAKLDTEISLDAADKNLVLIGGPVANKLTKELVDMGKISLDNDSPATIAVIPGAANGHDVVVVAGGDRYKTREAAKYLIEKLAELE, encoded by the coding sequence ATGGCAATGAGTTTAAAGAAAATAGGTGCTATAGCTGTTGGAGGAGCAATGGTAGCTACAGCCTTAGCAAGTGGAGTTTCCGCTGAAGTTACAGTTATAGGGGAAGTTTCTAAAGATATATTTGTTAAAGATGGACAGCCAAACTGCTACGTTGTAGTCGGTGCAAACGCTCCATCAACTATGGACGTTGTTTCAGCTGCTGACGTTGCTGCAGCTATAGGTAGCTTATGCTATAAAGAGAGTACAGTTGATACTGGAAAGGCTTGCTTAGATGTTCATGTGTGTTCTAAAAGTGACGATGAATTAATATATGACCACGGTACTTTATTAACAGAGCCAACAATCTTTATAACCGCTTCTGATAGTGATTATGCAGACGACTTAGTAAGTAACTTAGGGGTTTTAGACGTTAATGATATGAAAGACTTACAAAATATCCCAATGTATAATGCACAAGTTAGTAGTGAATATGCTTTAGTATCAAAAATATTAGAAGATTTAGGTAATCCAACTCTTTCAATAACTTTTAATATAAATGAAAGAACAATTACAAATGCCAAATTAAATATTAACCAAGATAATATAAATGGTAATGAGTTATTAAATGATATTAAATTAGCTTTAGGTGAAGATGAATATAATAAGTTTATTGATGCAATATTAAGTAAAGATCCTACCAAATCAGACATTGTTGTTAATATAGTGGATAATGGAGATGGTACTTATACAGTAACAATAGACTTACAAAAAGTTATTGAAAAATTAAAAACTGTAATGGATACAAGAATTAGTTTAGGTTCAATGGGAACTATGTTAAAAATTGATGATATAGATCCAAGTGATTGGTACGACATTGATGACGATGCTGGAGAAGTCTTAGCAGTAATAGTTAAACCAGATCCAAACGATCCAGAATCTTATGTAATCGACAAAAAAGATGCTTTATATATGAGTTTAGCATATTTAGATGGAGAATCAAATCCATTATTGACTAGATGTATAGATAAAGGAATGGTAATTCCATTCTTAGGATCATCTTGGACAGTTGGTAAAGTTGATGCTGATGATGATTATATATTACTTGGAAAATGTGTATATTCAGACGTAATGCAAGAAGGTACAGTTTATGATCTTGGAAACGGTTATCAGGTAAAAGTTTCAAATATATTACAAGATATTCCACAAAATGTAGCAAAGGTTAAAGTAGAAATTCTAAAGAATGGTCAAGTAGTAAAATCAGAGTTTAAAGAAGCTCCATTCACTCTATACTATAAAGAAGGAGACATAGCTGTTGTTGTACATAAAGCATGGCAGAATATTCCACAACAAACAGGATTTGCAGAACTTAAGATACTAACTAACTGCAAAGAATTAGATTTAGGTAAAGAATATGTTCCAGATTGGAAAATATATGCTGTTGTAATGGATAACAATAAATTAGTATTAAGTAAAGATATTAAAACTGGAGATTGTGTAGTTGGTATAGCTTTAAGATATGAAGGAGATAAGTTGGATGGATTAGAAAATGGAGACGAATTAAGTTTCCCAGAGGATTATGCAGTATTTAAGTTTGATGATGAAGACAAGAAAGATAGGTTATATGTTTACTATTCAATGGATACTACAAAATCCATATGCTTAAAGCCAGGTCAAGAACAGCCTATATTAAATGCAGATATAAAATTAAATGAGATAGAGGCTAATGCAATAAAACCATGTCCAGTCTCTACTCCAATAGCCAAATTAGACACTGAAATTAGCTTAGATGCGGCTGATAAAAACTTAGTCTTAATTGGAGGGCCTGTAGCAAACAAATTAACAAAAGAGTTAGTCGATATGGGCAAAATAAGTTTAGACAACGATAGTCCAGCAACTATAGCAGTAATTCCTGGCGCAGCTAACGGACATGACGTTGTAGTTGTAGCTGGTGGAGATAGATACAAGACAAGAGAAGCTGCTAAATACTTAATAGAAAAATTGGCTGAACTTGAATAA
- a CDS encoding P-loop domain-containing protein, whose product MIDEIVKSINSKFLNRKLLTKENKNKLYYAVKQPDGFIKVVLPFCFENKKFLKLEDYKDGIEGATQRVIETIKENVNNFPELAGYFRRRYRELYEPLTVVNCDLNFGANLWRADKYNYIEKDKIFLILRMVFDREERVKERVDEIAEEINKIIENVDINILIDEAKNIIDQKYLRSILKNLGLVSFIANGSRVAREYTEVRKHYRIAGPKKDNISFYCPEGLEPIEIKLRYRKVKGLGIKEKEIFIITGRNAQGKSTLLQAIDSGQDDHLIGDGREFIITTKSLSKASAGTMEMRGEDISLFFEKLPEGIKGEPKSVYGTASGSMTMAYQIQKAIKLKKKLVLIDEDNSAVNLLVEGLLNKKFEGVKPLSYIIRKEREKLRETGFIIVTSSLDLLTALGDRAMIIENHRAYYLNLEEFRKELSNYYKKLAEEIVDDNFNRK is encoded by the coding sequence ATGATTGATGAAATAGTTAAAAGCATTAATTCTAAATTTCTAAATAGGAAGTTATTAACAAAGGAAAATAAAAATAAGCTTTACTATGCTGTTAAACAACCTGATGGTTTTATTAAAGTTGTTCTACCTTTTTGCTTTGAGAATAAGAAGTTTTTAAAGTTAGAAGATTATAAAGATGGAATAGAAGGAGCTACACAGAGAGTTATAGAAACCATAAAAGAGAATGTCAATAATTTTCCTGAACTTGCTGGCTATTTTAGGAGAAGATATAGAGAGCTTTATGAACCCCTAACTGTTGTCAATTGTGACCTAAACTTTGGAGCAAACCTTTGGAGAGCTGATAAATATAACTATATAGAAAAAGATAAGATTTTTTTAATCTTAAGGATGGTCTTTGATAGAGAAGAGAGGGTTAAGGAGAGAGTGGATGAGATAGCTGAGGAGATCAATAAAATTATTGAAAATGTTGATATAAATATTCTAATTGATGAGGCAAAGAATATAATTGATCAAAAATATTTAAGAAGTATTTTAAAAAACTTGGGGTTAGTCTCTTTTATAGCCAATGGTTCAAGAGTAGCAAGAGAATACACTGAGGTTAGGAAACACTATAGAATAGCTGGACCTAAGAAGGATAATATTTCTTTCTACTGTCCAGAGGGGTTAGAGCCTATAGAGATAAAATTAAGATATAGAAAAGTTAAAGGCTTGGGGATTAAAGAGAAAGAAATCTTTATTATCACTGGAAGAAATGCTCAAGGGAAATCAACTCTTCTACAGGCTATAGATAGTGGCCAAGATGATCATCTTATTGGAGATGGGAGAGAATTTATAATTACAACAAAAAGTTTATCTAAAGCTTCAGCTGGAACTATGGAGATGAGGGGAGAAGATATAAGCCTATTTTTTGAAAAACTTCCTGAGGGAATTAAGGGAGAGCCTAAAAGTGTTTATGGTACAGCTTCAGGCTCTATGACTATGGCTTATCAAATACAGAAAGCTATTAAGCTAAAGAAAAAGTTAGTTTTAATTGATGAAGATAACTCAGCTGTTAATCTCTTAGTTGAAGGATTATTAAATAAAAAGTTTGAGGGGGTTAAGCCACTCTCTTATATAATAAGAAAGGAGAGGGAAAAGTTGAGAGAAACAGGGTTTATTATAGTAACAAGCTCCTTAGACTTACTAACAGCTCTTGGAGATAGGGCTATGATTATTGAGAACCATAGAGCTTACTATTTAAATTTGGAAGAGTTTAGGAAAGAGCTCTCTAACTATTATAAAAAGTTGGCTGAGGAGATAGTAGATGATAACTTTAATAGGAAGTAA
- a CDS encoding proteasome assembly chaperone family protein, whose product MVKMIRKVVKEIDPLKDALLIEGLPGIGHVGRLAAEHLVHEFNGELFLELYCYDFPPQVLVKDDGTIEYMRAEFYKIEEPKPMIIVLGNTQALSPIGQYHLSEEIVKIGIEYGASFVYTFGGFGTGKISEEPKVYGATNRKELAEKIKEHGVEFRSDGGGIVGAAGLMLLFADLNNLPGVCLMGETPGYLIDPNAAKAVLEKFSSIENIKIDMEELKKRAKSMEQFIERIRKFEEEMVKAMQKPPSDEDLRYIG is encoded by the coding sequence ATGGTGAAGATGATAAGAAAAGTTGTTAAAGAAATTGATCCTCTAAAAGATGCTCTTCTTATTGAAGGGCTTCCAGGAATTGGACATGTTGGTAGGTTAGCAGCTGAGCACTTAGTTCATGAGTTCAATGGAGAACTCTTTTTAGAGCTCTACTGTTATGACTTTCCCCCACAGGTTTTAGTTAAAGATGATGGAACTATTGAATATATGAGAGCTGAATTTTATAAGATAGAGGAGCCTAAGCCAATGATCATAGTTTTAGGGAATACTCAGGCTCTCTCTCCAATAGGACAGTATCACCTATCTGAGGAGATTGTTAAGATAGGCATAGAATATGGAGCCTCTTTTGTCTACACCTTTGGAGGCTTTGGGACAGGAAAGATTAGTGAAGAGCCTAAGGTTTATGGAGCAACAAACAGAAAAGAGTTAGCTGAAAAGATAAAGGAGCATGGAGTTGAGTTTAGATCAGATGGTGGAGGAATAGTAGGAGCTGCTGGTTTAATGCTACTCTTTGCTGATCTTAACAACCTACCAGGAGTTTGTTTAATGGGGGAAACTCCTGGTTATCTAATAGACCCAAATGCAGCTAAAGCAGTTCTTGAAAAATTCTCATCTATTGAGAATATAAAGATAGATATGGAAGAACTTAAAAAGAGAGCTAAGAGTATGGAACAATTTATAGAGAGAATTAGAAAGTTTGAAGAAGAGATGGTCAAGGCTATGCAAAAACCACCAAGTGATGAGGATCTAAGATATATTGGTTAA
- a CDS encoding UPF0179 family protein, with product MITLIGSKLAKEGEKFIYLGELEECKDCKFKNLCHNLEVGRIYKIKSVRSTNHRCKIHLGGVKAVEVEISEIEAIIESKKALEGLSFTYSPILCDNSDCENYKFCVPQGLVEGDKVRVEKVLERVECKNNLSLRKVILRLI from the coding sequence ATGATAACTTTAATAGGAAGTAAGTTAGCTAAGGAAGGAGAAAAATTTATTTACTTGGGAGAGTTAGAAGAGTGTAAAGACTGTAAATTTAAAAATCTTTGTCATAACTTAGAGGTTGGTAGAATTTATAAAATAAAGTCTGTTAGATCAACAAACCATAGGTGTAAGATCCACTTAGGTGGAGTTAAAGCTGTTGAAGTAGAGATTTCTGAAATTGAAGCTATCATAGAAAGTAAAAAAGCTTTAGAAGGATTATCATTTACTTACTCCCCAATTTTATGTGATAATAGTGACTGTGAAAACTATAAATTTTGTGTTCCTCAGGGATTAGTTGAGGGAGATAAGGTTAGAGTTGAGAAGGTTTTAGAGAGAGTAGAGTGTAAAAATAACTTATCTTTAAGGAAGGTTATTTTAAGGTTAATTTAG